ccaagtttgttcaaataaatgaccttgacattcattcaagatcacatgggtcaaatatgctattATCTTTCAAATGACTTCtgctcaataaccaaaaggcagagggacttgatattgggcctttagcatTCTGGGGTGAAGCGCTACCAagtttttcaaataaatgaccttgacctttattcaaggtcaaataggttataatctgcaaacaacttcttctcagtaaccaagaggcccagagacttgatattaggtctgtagcatccTTGCGTGAtgggctactaagtttgttcgaatgaatgaccttgaacgtcactcaaagtcacatgggtcaaatgggCTAAAGTAtgtaaacgacttctcctcaataataaaaaagtccagagacttgatattaggcctgtagcatcctGGGGTAAAGGaataccaagtttgttcaaataaatgaccttgactttcattcaaggtcacattggtcaaataggctaaaatctttaaacggtTCTCAATAATTAAAAGGCCTAGGGTCTTGATATTAGTTCTgtagcatccttgggtgaaggactaccaagtttgttcaaatgaatggcattgaccttcattcaaggtcacaaaggtctaataggctatactcttcaaacgacttctcaataaccaagaggcccagagacttgatattgggcttgtagAATGCTGGagtgaaaggctaccaagtttgttcaaatgaatgaccttgaccttcattcaaggtcacaaggtgaaataggcttaaatctttaaacaatgattatGCGATAGCCAAGTGTCACCAAaacttgatattaggccaatgGTATGCTGGAATAgtatagtatctgtagaaatgacctcgaTCAACttcaaatttgctgtagagccaggtgagcgatacaggcccattgggcctcttgttcattgTAGTTGGTTGTTGAATAAGACAAACGGACACTGACAATGACTAAGATAGTTATGATTTAATTCAAATCAAGATCCACCATGAGTGGGAACCCAACAAGTCGATTGCCTTGTTCCCCAGACCTGGTAAAGTCGACTTGTGTTTCACAAGAAAACCAAAATGCCAACCTGTTGGCCATCTTGGACTTTGCCAATTGAAGATATGTTGTACCGAAAGGATCCCATGCAAAGCGTAACTCCTGGAAGTTTCTAGAATATTCTAGAAAGGCTGAATGTAATTCCAAAGCAAGGAAGTACATCTTCTGTGATGGTTGGCATtttggtgaccttgacattactCTTGTGATGTCAAACAATTCCTTGTCAAACCTTTTTctcatatacatttttataaaggGAATTACTGATATATCAGAAAATGCCAGAATACTTATATGTCCATGTGCCCTTGTGAGGTGTATGTTCTCGTTtatccctagttgtgcccattctATTTTGAACCTGAccgaaaaaacaaaatggtcggCAAGCAGACGTCTAGGATTCTGTGAAGTGAAGTTTGATACCGCTATTCTTGAGAAACACTGGGTCAAGGGAggaatttttttaaacttgatATGTTCCCtttgattttgtattgtgttgtcactgatctgaaaacaaaatggctgttaAGCAACCACTTTGGATGTTAGCTAAAGTTCGTTACCCATATTCATCAAAAGGATCTTGAGGTTTTATACAACGCATAATCAGTTGTTTCACTTACACCATTAGCCGAGACTCCATtccctcaatcgctcatttgatCCTCAAATAATGTGAAACTTCTATCAAATAAAAGTTTGAAAACATAATGTTATTGGTtaggtttaatagcatataagagcacacaaTAACttgaaagacagtaaccctgagAAAAGGCTTCATATAAGTTGCATATTcatgataaataaaatgttttaatcagtaaccctgatatttacagtggactGATGAACCCCAACCAAGGGAatacacgtttttttttttacatctggGGGAGATAAAAGACCACTTAATGGTGGACGCCAAGATCCCTTCTTGGCTCACATAGACGTTTTTGTGGTATTTTTGggaaaatatatgaatttaagTCAATTTGAGAGTGCTTAAATCACTGTACTGACAACATGAATCAGTCTAGACACACATATCACGTAATTCCAgtcaatatatacactgtaagaGAAAGTTATTGGCTGAGCCGTTTTAGAGGTTTCTAAAAACGTTGATCTGTAGTCATTGATGGACCAGACCGAGTTATGTCTGTCAATCCACTCGATGGTAGTGATATTGTTGACGAAGTGGTCATTCTCTGTTTTCGAAACATGCGTATAACTCTTGCATTCAAGATAAAACCCAGAAAAAGGAAGAAGCCCTGAAGTCCATTGAggcaaatattcatgtaaaGAATGGGTTTGATGTTGATGACTGCACTAAGGAAGCCAAAGATCCACGTGCCTCCCAACAATATTGATATCTTCGtgtatattatacagtaatttCTTTCTTGCTTTTTGCTTCTCACGGTTTTTGCACTTAGTTTTGTTCCATGAAGACCATGTAGAGATATACCAAAACAAATCATATTAAAGATCAGACACAAGGCAATTGGTATACCAAATACAAATAACGATACCATCGGGTTTTCGATCCAGCAATAGCCGCCACTACCAGTTCCGTAACCAACGGTGTCGCGAGTACTGCTGATGCTGTCGACAACGACACAGCTGACAACCAGTATCAATGGTAAGCCATGTGCCACAATAAATGTCtttctgaaatgaaatgtaGAAGTTTTATAAGTCATCATAGTTTTTGCGCCAAATTTACTGGCCAAGTCAAATGCCATTACACTGGTCCACATGAAAGAACACAGCCAGAAGTAATGCTGGGATATCGCTATAATCACACATAATGTTCCTGCAATGTACGAGGCAAGTAGAAACAGGATCTGTGCTGTAAGAAGGGAAGTTGAAAATGCCATTAAATTTTTTCCGTGCAATGTCCGTAGGGATGAAAACACGCAGTGCATCAAAATCAGAGCCAACAAGCATATGATTGAAACTGCTATCATCACAACTGTTAGAATTTGCATTGCTCCATCGACTTTCAATGGGATTACTACGTTAGTAAGGTTGTCACAGACATACAGAACGTCactgtttaaatcaaaattagtgACAATCTATTCGATGTTGTTGATGTACGCCTTGTTATCATTGATTTCGTACTCGTTTGCTGTGGAAGACAATAGTGTACAGTCGATGGATACTCCTTCCTTACACAATCCCAGAAACGTTATGATTGGCTGTTTACTGGTCCTGTCAATCCTAAGGTGAAACCGGGTGCTATATAGGCTAATAGTGATGTTTGAGTTTTGAGGTCTGATATACAAGTTATTGTCCTCAATGAAAGCCACCTCTGGTGCAGTGTACTGCGTGATGTGCGTGTTGTTGCATGTCAATGTCTTATTTTCGGTATTGGTTAATTCGGCTGACACATGATCGAATTGTCGTACTGTGCCTAGCGTTTCAGTCACTACAGCCTCAAGGTCATCTTGAGTACTAGTGTTGACGATCATATGGTATATAACCATATCATCAGTGAGAGATTTATCACTGAAGGTTGGACTTGTCAGTTGAAAATCTGTAATCATTATAACGCCTGATCTGAGCAAACCCAGACTGAGTAGTcgtaaaatattttgaatggaAGATGTCGACATAACCCCATCATCAATAGCGATGTTGATAGAAACATTGTATCCTCTCATTCCATTGTGATCAAAGGGAATGTTATTGGTAGCATTGTAAAGTGCGAATTTGTCATCAATGCAATGTCCGTAACTTGGCACGTGGTTTTTAGGACAGAGAAGAGAGTGGCATCCGTTTTTGTCAGGATACCATGCTTGCATTTCCAGGCAATCTCTTTGTCCCAATGTATACCAAGATCCCGAATTGGGGTTAaagttaaataatatattaatccCAACCATTTCATCCGGGCCTGGTATTAATGGACCTAGATTGTGTATTCCGCAATAAAGATCAGAGTCGTTGCCATTTGAACAAAGTGCACAGTGGGGATTTCTTTTCAATGACGTTGAGTCATATACTGGCGCAAGGTAAGCTTCGCACACGGTCGAAAGGGATGCACCGATTGTCTGCTCATGTCCTACACACTCTAGAGGGGAGTCTCTGTCTTTTACTTGAcacttcattcaaggtcacaaggtgaaataggcttaaatctttaaacaatgattatGCGATAGCCAAGTGTCACCAAaacttgatattaggccaatgGTATGCTGGAATAgtatagtatctgtagaaatgacctcgaTCAACttcaaatttgctgtagagccaggtgagcgatacaggcccattgggcctcttgttcattgTAGTTGGTTGTTGAATAAGACAAACGGACACTGACAATGACTTAGATAGTTATGATTTAATTCAAATCAAGATCCACCATGAGTGGGAACCCAACAGGTCGATTGCCTTGTTCCCCAGACCTGGTAAAGTCGACTTGTGTTTCACAAGAAATCCAAAATGCCAACCTGTTGGCCATCTTGGACTTTGCCAATTGAAGATATGTTGTACCGAAAGGATCCCATGCAAAGCGTAACTCCTGGAAGTTTCTAGAATATTCTAGAAAGGCTGAATGTAATTCCAAAGCAAGGAAGTACATCTTCTGTGATGGTTGGCATtttggtgaccttgacattactCTTGTGATGTCAAACAATTCCTTGTCAAACCTTTTTctcatatacatttttataaagggaattaatgatatataagaAAATGCCAGAATACTTATATGTCCATGTGCCCTTGTGAGGTGTATGTTCTCGTTtatccctagttgtgcccattctATTTTGAACCTGAccgaaaaaacaaaatggccggcAAGCAGACGTCTAGGATTCTGTGAAGTGAAGTTTGATACCGCTATTCTTGAGAAACACTGGGTCAAGGGAGGAAATTTTTTAAACTTGATATGTCCCCTTTGATCTTGTATTGTGTTGTCActgatctgaaaacaaaatggctgttaAGCAACCACTTTGGATGTTAGCTAAAGTTCGTTACCCATATTCATCAAAAGGTTCTTGAGGTTTTATACAACGCATAATCAATTATTTCACTTATACCATTAGCCGAGACTCCATTCCCTAAATCGCTCATTTGATCCTCAAATAATGTGAAACTTCTATCAAATACAAGTTTGAAAACATAATGTTATTGGTtaggtttaatagcatataagagcacaccaTAACttgaaagacagtaaccctgagAAAAGGCTTCATATAAGTTGCATATTCATGATAAATCAAATGTTTTAAtcagtaaccctgatatttacagtggactGATGAACCCCAaccacgttttttttttttttttttttacatctggGGGAGATAAAAGACCACTTAATGGTGGACGCCAAGATCCCTTCTTGATCTCTTGGCTCACATAGACGTTTTTGTGGTATTTTTGggaaaatatatgaatttaagTCAATTTGAGAGTGCTTAAATCACTGTACTGACAACATGAATCTGTCTAGACACACATATCACGTAATTCCAgtcaatatatacactgtaagaGAAAGTTATTGGCTGAGCCGTTTTAGAGGTTTCTAAAAACGTTGATCTGTAGTCATTGATGGACCAGACCGAGTTATGTCTGTCAATCCACTCGATGGTAGTGATATTGTTGACGAAGTGGTCATTCTCTGTTTTCGAAACATGCGTATAACTCTTGCATTCAAGATAAAACCCAGAAAAAGGAAGAAGCCCTGAAGTCCATTGAGGCAAATGTTCATGTAAAGAATGGGTTTGATGTTGATGACTGCACTAAGGAAGCCAAAGATCCAGGTACCGCCCAACAATATTGATATCTTCGtgtatattatacagtaatttCTTTCTTGCTTTTTGCTTCTCACGGTTTTTGCACTTAGTTTTGTTCCATGAAGACCATGTAGAGATATACCAAAACAAATCATATTAAAGATCAGACACAAGGCAATTGGTATACCAAATACAAATAACGATACCATCGGGTTTTCGATCCAGCAATAGCCGCCACTACCAGTTCCGTAACCAACGGTGTCGCGAGTACTGCTGATGCTGTCGACAACGACACAGCTGACAACCAGTATCAATGGTAAGCCATGTGCCACAATAAATGTCtttctgaaatgaaatgtaGAAGTTTTATAAGTCATCATAGTTTTTGCGCCAAATTTACTGGCCAAGTCAAATGCCATTACACTGGTCCACATGAAAGAACACAGCCAGAAGTAATGCTGGGATATCGCTATAATCACACATAATGTTCCTGCAATGTACGAGGCAAGTAGAAACAGGATCTGTGCTGTAAGAAGGGAAGTTGAAAATGCCATTAAATTTTTTCCGTGCAATGTCCGTAGGGATGAAAACACGCAGTGCATCAAAATCAGAGCCAACAAGCATATGATTGAAACTGTTATCATCACAACTGTTAGAATTTGCATTGCTCCATCGACTTTCAATGGGATTAATACGTTAGTAAGGTTGTCACAGACATACAGAACGTCactgtttaaatcaaaattggTGACAATCTCTTCGATGTTGTTGATGTACGCCTTGTTATCATTGATTTCGTACTCGTTTGCTGTGTAAGACAATAGTGTACAGTCGATGGATACTCCTTCCTTACACAATCCCAGAAACGTTATGATTGGCTGTTTACTGGTCCTGTCAATCCTAAGGTGAAACCGGGTGCTATATAGGCTAATAGTGATGTTTGAGTTTTGAGGTCTGATATACAAGTTATTGTCCTCAATGAAAGCCACCTCTGGTGCAGTATACTGCGTGATGTGCGTGTTGTTGCATGTCAATGTCTTATTTTCGGTATTGGTTAATTCGGCTGACACATGATCGAATTGTCGTACTGTGCCTAGCGTTTCAGTCACTACAGCCTCAAGGTCATCTTGAGTACTAGTGTTGACGATCATATGGTATATAACCATATCATCAGTGAGAGATTTATCACTGAAGGTTGGACTTGTCAGTTGAAAATCTGTAATTATTATAACGCCTGATCTGAGCAAACCCAGACTGAGTAGTcgtaaaatattttgaatggaAGATGTCGACATAACCCCATCATCAATAGCGATGTTGATAGAAACATTGTATCCTCTCATTCCATTGTGATCAAAGGGAATGTTATTGGTAGCATTGTAAAGTGCGAATTTGTCATCAATGCAATGTCCGTAACTTGGCACGTGGTTTTTAGGACAGAGAAGTGAGTGACATCCGGTTTTGTCAGGATACCATGCTTGCATTTCCGGGCAGTCTCTTTGTCCCAATGCATACCAAGATCCCGAATTGGGGTTAaagttaaataatatattaatccCAACCATTTCATCCGGGCCTGGTATTAATGGACCTAGATTGTGTATTCCACAATGAAGATCAGAGTCGTTGCCATTTGAACAAAGTGCACAGTGGGGATTTCTTTTCAATGACGTTGAGTCATATACTGGCGCAAGGTAAGCTTCGCACACGGTCGAAAGGGATGCACCGATTGTCTGCTCATGTCCTACACACTCTAGAGGGGAGTCTCTGTCTTTTACTTGACACTGACGAAGCTCACCTACATTAGGCGGTGGAGTCATAAAGAAACTACATTCTTTCTTAAATACTGTATTGAATTCTTCCGAATTTTGTGAAGGCAGATTTTTCGGGCAGAGTGCTGACGCTGTCCACTGAAACTAATTCTGCTTCCCCGTATCCGTAACACAGTGCGCACATCCTATTCTTAAAGACAACCTGGACAGGTCCGTTGGAGACGAGAGACACTGGTATATGTTCTAATGGAGACAGCGAGCCTGATTTACATTTATGTCTTGTGACGTCATCAGCAGATTCCTTGGGGCACGTTGTTATCACTCTTAATGCTACAATATGCGATCCgttttgaatatttatacatgtgCTGTCCCGCATAAAAAGAGCCAAAATAGTAGCGTAGTTGGAGTCCTTAGTATTTTCCATATACCATTCTAACGGATTTTCTATGACCGTTAATATGCCTGCATTACTTCTGGACACATATAGCGTGTACCAGTCTGGGCAGCAGTCTCCAAATAAAACACACTCCTTATCACAGTGGCAAATAGCGTTGTCCCTGTGTTTGATGGAACACAATTGGTCCAAATAACATGGAAGATTTAGATTGAGAAAGACAAACGTAGATGTTCTGGTAGGTTTCTGCATTTCGCTGTTGTTAAAGGACGGAATTTCTTGGTCACTTTCATTAGATTCATGGTCTAACACGGAACTCGGAATGTCCTGCACCTCTTCATTTAAGCTATCTTTTGTTGCACAATTCCAGTCAGCTagaataaaaaatgtataattaattagATTCTAACATAAAAAGAATCATAATTATACCAAACTAAACTGTCATTCAGTCTTAAAAGATCGATCCTATAGCACAAATTATGGTTATTTTAGTCTGATTAAATTCTTGATCGACCTTGATCCATTGACAAATGATAACTTAGCCTGGCCAacttattagggcttttcacccaagtggtgaaaagacctattgtttctgttatgtttcttattatttttcttcttctgcACTTGATTTTGTGACAGCCATTCAGCAAATATGGTATAAGTTATGTTTAAAATGATGTAGGTATGTTTAATAAGAAGGTCtgaagatgttcatgtaacaaaATTAAGTAGgtcagaaaattcaaaatggccgccatgacgtcatacctaaaatgtttaaaacgaCTATAACTCAAAAAGTATTCATTATACAGAGGTTATGTCCtatattatttgtagataataaCTGGGGCTAACTTTTATTACAagtttaaggtcagaggtcaaataaaaaagctcgctaaggggtcaagttagtctatttttagaaaatcttcaattttcaatatttttccaaaacaaattcttagtatgatgcagaatgtcattctgatgaatttaaagttttcagtttttctgtgacacatacggtttctgttgtacgccatttataatttccctctatatatttcaatatagaaaagtgtgttacattttaaacttcttctcaagttccaccagtgggattcagctcaatcttagctgaaataatccttggatagTCCTGGCCAAGtggtgttattttttaagttggtttGAAATCAAAgttggccgccatgacgtcatgtattaaaaagcttaaaatgcccatataaaaaaagtattcattttacaggggtcaggtaattatattatttgtagttaaagcctggctctagcttttattcacaaaaagttttagggtcagaggtcaaataaaagcgttcgctatggggtcaaataagtctatttttagaaaatcttcatttttcaatctttttccaaaaaaaaattcttagtatgatgtagaatgtcattctgatgaatttgacgtttttagtttttctgtgacacatacagtttccggtatacgccattttgaatttccactatatattctatattaaaaatagttttacattttaaacttcttctcaagttccacaagtggcattcaTCTCAATCTTAGCtaaaataatccttggattgtcgTGGCCAAGtggtgttattttttaagttgatttgaaatccaagatggccgccatgacgtcatgtattaaaaagcttaaaatgcccataattaaaaaagtattcattttacaggggtcaggtaatatgttatttgtagttacagcctggctctagcttttattcacaaaaagttttagggtcagatgtcaaataaaagcgttagCTACGGGGttaaataagtctatttttaaaaaatcttcatttttcaatgtttttcaaaaaaaaaattcttagtatgatgtagaatgtcattctgatgaatttgacgtttttagtttttctgtgacacatacagtttccggtatacgccattttgaatttccactatgtattctatattaaaaatagttttacattttaaacttcttctcaagttccacaagtggcattcaTCTCAATCTTAGCtaaaataatccttggattgtcctggccaagttatgttattttttaagttgatttgaaatccaagatggccgccatgacgtcatgtattaaaaagcttaaaatgcccataattaaaaaagtattcattttacaggggtcaggtagttatgttatttgtagttaaaggctggctctagcttttactcactaaaagttttagggtcagaggtcaaataaaagcgttcgctatggtctatttttagaaaatcttcattttttaatctttttccaaaaaaagaaattgaagtatgattcaaaatgttattctgatgattttcatgttttttggtgtttcggtaacgtttaccattaacgcggaacgccattttcaattaatttggcatctgatatataacggcatctgagatataacgttagttggacgaggggagataactcgtacaaggctgtacgagttatttcccttcgtccactcctttgttgaaatgtaatatctcagatgccagattaatcaaaactagaatgtggatgacctatcaagtgttctaaaatagttttttatgtttggaaataccaagcctttaggtcattaatgctaaatagtgaaaagcccgtcaaattgttccgaaacaatttctagttGAAATAATTACCATTAATAGGCCTCACGTTTATTATAGTACAAAATGAGACACAATTCAAaccatttttatatatataataaatatattataaaatgcTAGATTTTGAAGAAGAGGCTAATCATTGGAATGGTGGATGCCTAAATTCATTTCGAATATTCTGCATTTAAAAACCAAGCTGATTAAACACATAAAATGATGTGTCCTCTGTTATTACATATTCCGGTCGCACATGTATCTGAATAAATGCAGACAGTTATAATTAGTTTATACCTTGGCTGGGAAAAGCGGATATCCCGTCAAACCCGCAACTATTTCAACACTAACCGCGCGGAACGAAACAATAAAGACCTGTAAAAACGTATCTCTGAGTACGTGAAGATTATCTGCACCTCTGAGCAATCATTCGAATTTATATGCTAAACAGAGAAAGGAATGTTAGACCCTAAAACACCCAAATTACCCTACAGTCCACTCACACTAAACTTCATATTGCACGTGCACACTTGCAGATCGATGCAGGCAAATCAAGGAGTTTCTAATTGTACACATACTCGCACCTACCACTAATTCCTACAAAACTATATAACAGCCAAGACAGATTTCTACGTCACGGAAGCACATGTTCACGGAAatgttgtttatcatttcatacatttattttttggaCCACGAATAGTTTAATTTGTGTAAATTATGATACATGTTTACCTAGCACTTCTGCTGTTTTGGAACATTGCATGATTTTCTGGATTTTCCGTGATATAAAAATTGCGCGGAATACGAGAACgtttataattacatatacactGATTAGACTGGTCCCTAATATACCAATGGAGATCCATACCCATTACCAATAAAGGCATAACCTAAATGTCAACACTTACTTAGAAACACGGTTAAACACAACGAAagaaagatacatgtatatatacacaagaaaTATACAGGAATTTGTATAAAACTAAAACGCGTTAGCATGGCGCTCTATGTTCAATTATAAGCGGATTTATAAGCCGAAAAGATGAATATGAAACTATATTCAAGTAGGGGACGGTCATACAAATGaaagaaaattttcaaaaattgtgTACACAGAGTTATTATCAAAGAATTTACAAAACATGACGAAATCTTATGGACACGGTTTTCCGGTTTACAGAGGTCGAATAatcatacattttattattcaaataaaGTAGAATATTGGCCTGGTCAGGAGAAATATCTTGGTCCTATACGGGGTCTACgaaatatcaaaactatttgACTTTTAAAGATATACTTCGGCAGTTTGAGATCTCCAAGGAAACAAATGGAATaagtttatataaacatatccaAATGACAAAAAATAGGGTCACTctaaaatgactttttttttttaaattcatatgATCAATATTTCAGTTTCTACAATGACTTAATTTGTCTTTCCCTTTGCCCATGCGTTTGCCAGAATATAACATTGCCTGTGCGTATCGATATGTTCCAAATTTCGTACCATATAACCATTATTAATCCGACTTATAAGTTAACAGACTGGGATATTTTTCTTAATAAGAcgattattttttatattacgTTTTAGGAAAATGATCATTCAATAATCCAGGACAgactacttttttttttattataaaatgcaCAAGTACGGATAAGTACTTAGTtgtatatactttttttgtCGATCCCCAGGGGTAATGTCTTGAGCTGGTCATGAGATAAATTCAACATGTATTGAGTTTGTCTTGAGATGAAATCAACGTGAATTGAGCTGGTGATAAATTCAAACCGAAAGAGCTGGCCCTGACataaattcaacatgaactgagCTGGTCTTGAAATGAATTAAACAGGAATTGAGCTGGTCTTGAGATAATTTCAACATCAACTCAATTCATCATCCCATAAAATCGACCAAAGCAGGATTCAACAGTTAAATGAAACTTACCTTTCCAAGTAAAACACAGCAGTATAATCATAATCCTGGTGTGGGGAGTAGACATCCTGCCGGTGATATGGACTCCTTTGACTGTGTAACTAAACATATATGGCTTTACCTTAGGATATTACGTCCCTGTATCGCTATCACGTGTTCTTTGATTGGCAAATGGAACCAAAGTAATTAGGGAAAATAACGATTTCATTACACACTTATAATTATTCTATTAAACCTTTTATCTGTTTTTCCTCTCACGGGAATGGTACGTTGTTAATGGTTTTTGATATTATAGAACCAGTTCAATTAACAGAAATGGGTTGCTGATGTTTATTGAAATCGCActaaatgtaaatatcattCGTCCTTATGTAAATTTAAGGAATAACGAGATAATTGTTTTTCCTATTATGAATAAACTAATACACATAACTGGCATGAACAAGCCTTTTTAGCCAATGCTTCACGGGATAACTGTTATTGTATCTATTAAGGTGCAATATTGACTTATCATATACAACGTCAATCATCAAAGGTATTCATTATACCTCCGCAACGTCTCTTTGTGTGCAGGATTTTGTTTGGACAACTCATcctatatattttatcaacacaTGAAAGATATGCCCCTTTATATGATTGTAGATAGAATCCTGCCCAGACAACTCTTCctacagttttttttatccatttttgTCTCGAAACGGCACGCATTGATGTTGTGCACCTTTCtgcattgatttttttatcatcGGTAACAAGCATAAGGGCAGCATAGTAATCAGAGAGAATTGAGTAGCCGGGTTATTAGTCAGCCATCATGGTTATAATTTTAGTTGTGTTTGTGATGAAGTCAGATTCAGAGTTGATTGAGTAGCCGGGGTATTAGTTAGCAATCCTGCTGACAGTTCTAGTCGTGTTTGGGATGAAG
The sequence above is drawn from the Pecten maximus chromosome 9, xPecMax1.1, whole genome shotgun sequence genome and encodes:
- the LOC117333936 gene encoding latrophilin receptor-like protein A; protein product: MQILTVVMIAVSIICLLALILMHCVFSSLRTLHGKNLMAFSTSLLTAQILFLLASYIAGTLCVIIAISQHYFWLCSFMWTSVMAFDLASKFGAKTMMTYKTSTFHFRKTFIVAHGLPLILVVSCVVVDSISSTRDTVGYGTGSGGYCWIENPMVSLFVFGIPIALCLIFNMICFGISLHGLHGTKLSAKTVRSKKQERNYCIIYTKISILLGGTWIFGFLSAVINIKPILYMNICLNGLQGFFLFLGFILNARVIRMFRKQRMTTSSTISLPSSGLTDITRSGPSMTTDQRF